A DNA window from Mycobacterium sp. IDR2000157661 contains the following coding sequences:
- the uvrC gene encoding excinuclease ABC subunit UvrC, with amino-acid sequence MPDPSTYRPAPGSIPVEPGVYRFRDPHGRVIYVGKAKSLRSRLNSYFADIAGLAPRTRQMVMAAGSVEWTVVTTEVEALQLEYNWIKEFDPRFNIRYRDDKSYPVLAVTLNEEYPRLMVYRGARRKGVRYFGPYSHAWAIRETLDLLTRVFPSRTCSAGVFKRHRQIDRPCLLGYIDKCSAPCVNRVSAEEHRQIVLDFCDFLAGKTDKMIRDLERRMNQAAEELDFERAARLRDDVGALKRALEKQTVVFGDGTDADVVAFADDELEAAVQVFHVRAGRVRGQRGWIVEKSGEPGDSDGQEQLVEQFLTQFYGDQAALGGAADESTNPVPRQVLVPCLPGNSEELAAWLSQLRGSRVALRVPQRGDKRALAETVKRNAEGALTQHKLKRAGDFTARTAALQSIQDALGLADAPLRIECVDISHVQGTDVVASLVVFEDGLPRKSDYRHYAIREGAGDGRSDDVASIAEVTRRRFYRHLHDVQHPTELSPEGKSRKFAYPPNLYVVDGGAPQVNAAQAVLDDLGISDVAVIGLAKRLEEVWVPGEDGSAPDSVILPRNSEGLYLLQRVRDEAHRFAIAYHRSKRSKRMTASALDSVRGLGEHRRKALVTHFGSVARLKEATVEEITAVPGIGVATARAVLEALGGASDSSVPGAAIGDDRSKVSG; translated from the coding sequence GTGCCCGATCCCTCGACCTACCGCCCTGCGCCCGGGTCGATTCCCGTCGAGCCGGGCGTCTACCGGTTCCGTGACCCCCACGGCCGAGTGATCTACGTCGGCAAGGCAAAGAGTCTGCGCAGCCGGCTAAACTCGTATTTCGCCGACATCGCCGGCCTTGCGCCGCGCACCAGGCAGATGGTGATGGCCGCGGGCAGCGTCGAGTGGACGGTGGTCACCACCGAAGTCGAGGCGCTGCAGCTCGAATACAATTGGATCAAGGAATTCGACCCCCGGTTCAACATCCGCTACCGCGACGACAAGTCCTACCCAGTGCTCGCGGTGACCTTGAACGAGGAGTACCCGCGGCTGATGGTGTACCGCGGCGCGCGGCGCAAGGGGGTGCGCTATTTCGGCCCCTACTCACATGCCTGGGCCATCCGCGAGACGCTCGACCTGCTGACCCGGGTGTTTCCATCGCGGACGTGCTCGGCGGGAGTATTCAAGCGGCACAGGCAGATCGACCGTCCATGCCTGCTCGGCTACATCGACAAGTGCTCTGCGCCGTGCGTCAACCGGGTCAGCGCCGAGGAGCACCGGCAGATCGTGCTCGACTTCTGCGACTTCCTCGCGGGCAAGACCGACAAGATGATCCGTGATCTCGAACGCCGGATGAACCAGGCCGCCGAGGAACTGGACTTCGAGCGCGCCGCGCGCCTGCGTGACGACGTCGGTGCGCTCAAGCGGGCGCTGGAGAAGCAGACCGTCGTGTTCGGCGACGGCACCGACGCGGACGTGGTCGCGTTCGCGGACGACGAGCTCGAAGCCGCTGTGCAGGTGTTCCACGTCCGCGCCGGACGGGTGCGTGGTCAGCGTGGGTGGATCGTCGAGAAATCCGGCGAGCCGGGCGATTCCGACGGCCAGGAGCAGCTCGTCGAGCAGTTCCTGACCCAGTTCTACGGTGATCAGGCCGCGCTGGGCGGGGCGGCGGACGAGTCGACGAACCCGGTGCCGCGACAGGTCCTGGTGCCGTGTCTACCCGGCAACTCCGAGGAACTGGCCGCGTGGCTGTCGCAGTTGCGCGGCTCCCGGGTCGCGCTGCGCGTGCCACAGCGCGGTGACAAGCGCGCACTGGCTGAAACCGTCAAGCGCAACGCCGAGGGCGCCCTCACCCAGCACAAGCTCAAGCGGGCCGGTGACTTCACCGCGAGAACCGCTGCGCTGCAAAGCATTCAAGATGCGCTCGGGTTAGCCGACGCGCCGTTGCGCATCGAGTGCGTCGACATCAGTCACGTGCAGGGCACGGATGTGGTGGCCTCCCTGGTGGTGTTCGAGGATGGCCTGCCGCGCAAGTCCGACTACCGGCACTACGCGATCAGAGAGGGGGCCGGCGATGGCCGGTCCGACGACGTCGCGTCGATCGCCGAGGTGACGCGGCGCCGGTTCTACCGGCACCTGCACGATGTGCAGCATCCGACCGAACTCTCCCCTGAGGGCAAGTCGCGCAAGTTCGCCTACCCGCCGAACCTGTACGTCGTCGACGGCGGGGCACCGCAGGTCAACGCGGCACAGGCGGTGCTCGACGATCTCGGCATCAGCGACGTCGCGGTCATCGGGCTCGCCAAGCGACTCGAGGAGGTGTGGGTGCCCGGAGAAGACGGATCAGCACCTGACTCCGTGATTCTCCCCCGCAACAGCGAGGGCCTTTACCTGCTGCAGCGGGTCCGTGACGAGGCGCACCGGTTCGCGATCGCCTATCACCGCAGCAAGCGGTCCAAGCGGATGACGGCGTCGGCGCTGGATTCGGTGCGCGGCCTTGGCGAGCACCGGCGCAAGGCCCTGGTGACCCATTTCGGATCGGTGGCACGGTTGAAGGAGGCGACGGTCGAGGAGATCACCGCGGTACCGGGTATCGGTGTCGCTACGGCACGCGCGGTGCTGGAAGCGCTCGGCGGAGCGTCCGATTCCAGTGTGCCCGGCGCGGCGATCGGCGATGATCGGAGCAAGGTATCGGGATGA
- a CDS encoding gamma-glutamyltransferase family protein, whose translation MRPFSLTTLLATLTALTVVLAGCAADETADPQASGPCAIVENGTPTPKTPAAAATTSRDIATDPEVASVGYRKDMTPVRSATFSVATANPVATQAACEVLRDGGSAADALVTAQAVLGLVEPQSSGVGGGGFLLYYDAASGSVQAYDGREVAPAAATENYLRWVSDTDRTEPRPDARASGRSIGVPGIVRMLQEAHAAHGSTAWRDLFAPAVALADDGFEISPRLAAAIADAAQELKTDPQAAEYFLDPGGTPKTAGTRLTNPAYAKTLGTISTDPQAFYTGAIARDIVAAATDTTGGRTPSLMTADDLARYPVKIREPLCAQYRGREICGMPPPSSGGIAVAATLGVLERFPMADHRPTDMDLNGGRPTVMGVHLVSEAERLAYADRNKYVADTDFVPLPGGGTDTLLGSDYLAGRAALISERRTMGKAEPGDFGAPTTPAPATPEHGTSQVSIVDARGNAAALTTTVESAFGSFHMVDGFLLNNQLTDFSAEPAGPDGAPVANRVQPGKRPRSSMAPTLIFEQGQQRQRGRLYAVLGSPGGSVIIQFVAKTIVGMLDWRMNPQQAVSMVDFGAANSPETNVGGEHPNIDTADNGDHDPLVQGLRKLGHQVDLADQSSGLSVVQRDDGGLVGGADPRREGLVMGDTR comes from the coding sequence ATGCGGCCCTTCTCGCTGACCACGCTGTTGGCCACGCTCACAGCGCTGACGGTGGTACTGGCCGGCTGTGCCGCTGACGAAACCGCTGACCCGCAAGCCTCCGGGCCGTGCGCAATAGTCGAGAACGGCACCCCGACGCCGAAGACGCCCGCAGCGGCGGCCACCACGTCGCGCGACATCGCGACAGATCCGGAGGTCGCCTCCGTCGGCTACCGCAAGGACATGACCCCGGTGCGCTCTGCGACGTTCTCGGTGGCCACCGCCAATCCGGTGGCGACGCAGGCAGCCTGCGAGGTGCTGCGCGACGGCGGCAGCGCGGCCGATGCGCTGGTCACCGCTCAAGCGGTGCTCGGTCTGGTCGAGCCCCAGTCCTCGGGTGTCGGCGGCGGCGGATTCCTGCTGTACTACGACGCCGCATCGGGTTCGGTTCAGGCCTACGACGGTCGCGAGGTCGCGCCCGCGGCGGCCACCGAGAACTACCTGCGCTGGGTCTCCGACACCGACCGCACCGAACCACGGCCGGACGCCCGCGCCTCGGGCCGCTCCATCGGCGTGCCCGGCATCGTCCGGATGCTGCAGGAGGCGCACGCCGCACACGGCAGCACCGCATGGCGTGACCTGTTCGCGCCTGCCGTCGCGCTGGCCGACGACGGGTTCGAGATCAGCCCGCGGTTGGCTGCCGCGATCGCCGACGCCGCGCAGGAGCTCAAGACGGACCCACAGGCGGCCGAATACTTCCTCGATCCCGGCGGCACGCCCAAGACGGCGGGCACCCGGCTCACCAACCCCGCGTACGCAAAGACGTTGGGCACCATCTCCACTGACCCGCAGGCGTTCTACACCGGAGCGATCGCCCGCGACATCGTCGCAGCCGCGACCGACACCACCGGCGGCCGTACGCCCAGCCTGATGACCGCCGACGACCTCGCCCGATACCCGGTGAAGATCCGCGAGCCGTTGTGCGCCCAATACCGGGGCCGCGAGATCTGCGGCATGCCACCGCCGTCCTCGGGCGGCATCGCCGTGGCCGCGACACTGGGGGTGCTCGAGCGCTTCCCGATGGCCGACCATCGCCCCACTGACATGGACCTCAACGGAGGCCGTCCCACCGTGATGGGTGTACACCTCGTCTCGGAAGCCGAGCGACTCGCCTACGCCGACCGCAACAAGTACGTCGCCGACACCGATTTCGTGCCGCTGCCCGGCGGCGGCACCGACACCCTGCTCGGCAGCGACTACCTCGCGGGCCGCGCGGCCCTTATCTCCGAACGGCGCACCATGGGGAAGGCCGAACCCGGCGACTTCGGCGCACCGACCACCCCGGCGCCTGCGACCCCCGAGCACGGCACCAGCCAGGTCAGCATCGTCGACGCCCGGGGCAACGCGGCGGCACTGACCACCACGGTGGAGTCGGCGTTCGGCTCGTTTCACATGGTCGACGGTTTCCTCCTCAACAACCAGTTGACGGACTTCTCCGCCGAGCCGGCCGGCCCCGACGGCGCCCCGGTCGCCAACCGCGTCCAGCCGGGAAAGCGACCGCGGAGTTCGATGGCGCCCACCTTGATCTTCGAGCAGGGCCAACAGCGACAACGCGGCCGGCTGTACGCCGTTCTGGGTTCGCCGGGCGGATCGGTGATCATCCAGTTCGTAGCAAAAACCATTGTGGGGATGCTCGATTGGCGGATGAACCCGCAACAGGCGGTGTCCATGGTCGACTTCGGCGCCGCCAACAGTCCGGAGACCAACGTCGGCGGCGAACATCCGAACATCGACACCGCCGACAACGGTGACCATGACCCCCTCGTACAGGGGCTGCGCAAGCTCGGCCACCAAGTCGACCTCGCCGACCAGTCCAGCGGCCTGTCCGTCGTGCAGCGCGACGACGGCGGCCTCGTCGGCGGTGCGGACCCGCGCCGGGAGGGACTGGTCATGGGCGACACCCGGTGA
- a CDS encoding GNAT family N-acetyltransferase — translation MSTRVARLRESDWRVFAQVRLRALTESLGQDDPHYREEAAFTAAQWRHRLREHAQFAALVADRPVGLIAAQQQNAETVYLYSLWLHPSVRGHGLARRLVAASLDWARACGVRTVRLRVAADNAAARGVYESLGFEVAHNDANGPGELAMTLSVS, via the coding sequence GTGAGCACCCGGGTCGCCCGCCTACGCGAGTCGGACTGGCGCGTGTTCGCCCAAGTTCGCTTGCGTGCGCTCACCGAGTCGCTGGGCCAGGACGACCCGCACTACCGGGAGGAAGCCGCGTTCACCGCCGCCCAGTGGCGCCACCGCTTGCGCGAGCATGCGCAGTTCGCGGCGCTCGTCGCCGATCGCCCCGTTGGGCTGATCGCGGCCCAGCAGCAGAACGCCGAGACCGTCTACCTCTATTCGCTGTGGCTGCACCCTTCGGTGCGGGGTCACGGGCTGGCGCGACGGTTGGTGGCGGCGAGCCTGGACTGGGCCCGCGCGTGCGGCGTTCGCACCGTCCGGCTTCGGGTGGCCGCCGACAACGCGGCGGCCCGAGGTGTCTACGAGAGCCTCGGCTTCGAGGTGGCGCACAACGACGCCAACGGGCCGGGCGAACTGGCGATGACGCTCAGCGTGAGTTGA
- a CDS encoding PH domain-containing protein, translated as MGSRDDSNWDVEIRPHLTPYFAYGAALLIIAAHVTVGALLKISSTGVIFQTADQVAIALLGVVIGALVLLFARPRLRIGPQGVAVRNLWGYRLIEWSDVVGVSFPRGARWARVDLPDDEYIPVMAIQAVDKHRAVEAMDTVRALLERYKGINSR; from the coding sequence GTGGGGAGTCGAGACGACAGCAACTGGGACGTCGAAATCCGACCGCATCTGACGCCGTACTTCGCTTACGGCGCCGCGCTGTTGATCATCGCCGCACATGTCACGGTGGGCGCGCTGCTGAAGATCTCGTCGACCGGGGTGATCTTCCAGACCGCCGACCAGGTGGCGATCGCCCTGCTCGGAGTCGTCATCGGCGCCCTGGTGCTGCTGTTCGCCCGGCCGCGCCTGCGAATCGGTCCGCAGGGTGTCGCGGTGCGAAACCTGTGGGGCTACCGGTTGATTGAATGGTCAGACGTGGTGGGCGTGTCGTTCCCGCGTGGTGCGCGGTGGGCGCGCGTCGACCTGCCCGACGACGAGTACATCCCCGTGATGGCGATCCAGGCTGTCGACAAGCACCGCGCTGTCGAGGCGATGGACACGGTGCGTGCACTGCTCGAGCGCTACAAGGGCATCAACTCACGCTGA
- the ribH gene encoding 6,7-dimethyl-8-ribityllumazine synthase: MSGTGIPDLPQLDASGVTLAIVASTWHETICDALLDGARKVAADAGIDNPTVVRVLGAIEIPVVAQALAADHDAVVALGVVIRGETPHFDYVCDAVTQGLTRVSLDASTPVANGVLTTNTEQQALDRAGLATSAEDKGAQAAAAALSTALTLRNLRAST, from the coding sequence GTGAGTGGTACGGGCATACCCGATCTGCCGCAGCTGGACGCGTCGGGTGTGACGCTGGCCATCGTGGCCAGCACGTGGCACGAGACCATCTGCGACGCGCTGCTCGACGGTGCCCGCAAGGTCGCCGCCGACGCGGGTATCGACAATCCGACCGTGGTGCGGGTTCTCGGTGCGATCGAAATCCCCGTGGTGGCACAGGCGTTGGCGGCCGACCATGACGCGGTGGTGGCGCTGGGCGTGGTCATCCGCGGTGAGACCCCGCACTTCGACTACGTGTGCGACGCGGTGACGCAGGGCCTCACGCGCGTTTCGCTCGACGCGTCCACCCCCGTCGCCAACGGTGTGCTGACGACCAACACCGAGCAGCAGGCCCTCGACCGCGCCGGCTTGGCCACCTCCGCAGAGGACAAGGGGGCGCAGGCGGCCGCCGCCGCGTTGTCCACCGCGCTGACTCTGCGGAACCTGCGCGCGTCGACATGA
- a CDS encoding bifunctional 3,4-dihydroxy-2-butanone-4-phosphate synthase/GTP cyclohydrolase II: protein MTRLDSIERAVADIAAGKAVVVVDDEDRENEGDLIFAAEKATPELVAFMVRYTSGYLCVPLDGAICDKLGLLPMYAVNQDKHGTAYTVTVDARIGVGTGISASDRATTMRLLADPASVADDFTKPGHVVPLRAKDGGVLRRPGHTEAAVDLARLAGLQPAGAICEIVSQKDEGAMAQTDELRIFADEHNLALISIADLIEWRRKHEKHIERVAEARIPTRHGEFRAVGYTSIYDDVEHVALVRGDIAGPTGDGQDVLVRVHSECLTGDVFGSKRCDCGPQLDAAMAMVAREGRGIVLYMRGHEGRGIGLMHKLQAYQLQDAGDDTVDANLKLGLPADARDYGIGAQILVDLGVRSMRLLTNNPAKRVGLDGYGLHITERVPLPVRANKENIRYLMTKRDRMGHDLSGLDDYHQATTMADYEEGVYLLGDRRPSERDLGGAL from the coding sequence GTGACGAGGCTGGACTCAATCGAGCGGGCGGTTGCCGACATCGCCGCCGGCAAGGCCGTCGTCGTGGTCGATGACGAGGATCGCGAGAACGAGGGCGATCTGATCTTCGCCGCCGAGAAGGCCACCCCCGAACTCGTCGCGTTCATGGTCCGGTACACGTCGGGCTACCTGTGTGTGCCGTTGGACGGCGCGATCTGCGACAAGCTGGGCCTGCTGCCCATGTACGCGGTCAACCAGGACAAGCACGGCACCGCCTACACCGTCACTGTGGACGCGAGAATCGGTGTGGGAACCGGTATTTCAGCTTCCGACCGGGCAACGACGATGCGGTTGCTCGCCGACCCGGCCAGTGTCGCCGACGATTTCACCAAGCCCGGACACGTGGTGCCACTGCGGGCCAAGGACGGCGGCGTGCTGCGCCGTCCCGGGCACACCGAGGCCGCCGTCGACCTGGCCCGGCTCGCCGGCCTGCAACCGGCGGGTGCCATCTGCGAGATCGTCAGCCAGAAGGACGAAGGCGCGATGGCGCAGACCGACGAGCTACGGATCTTCGCCGACGAACACAACCTGGCGCTGATCTCGATCGCCGACCTCATCGAGTGGCGGCGCAAGCACGAGAAGCACATCGAGCGCGTCGCCGAGGCGCGCATCCCCACCCGCCACGGCGAGTTCCGCGCGGTCGGCTACACCAGCATCTACGACGACGTCGAGCATGTCGCGCTGGTCAGGGGCGACATCGCCGGCCCGACCGGCGACGGCCAGGACGTGTTGGTGCGGGTGCACTCGGAGTGCCTGACGGGCGATGTGTTCGGTTCCAAGCGATGCGACTGCGGTCCGCAACTGGACGCCGCGATGGCGATGGTGGCCCGTGAGGGCCGCGGCATCGTGCTCTACATGCGCGGCCACGAGGGCCGCGGCATCGGCCTGATGCACAAGCTGCAGGCCTACCAGTTGCAGGACGCCGGCGACGACACCGTCGACGCGAACCTCAAGCTCGGCCTGCCCGCCGACGCCCGCGACTATGGCATCGGCGCGCAGATCCTCGTCGATCTTGGGGTGCGCTCGATGCGGTTGCTGACCAACAACCCGGCCAAGCGCGTCGGTCTGGACGGCTACGGCCTGCACATCACCGAACGCGTACCGCTGCCGGTGCGGGCGAACAAGGAGAACATCCGGTACCTGATGACCAAGCGGGACCGGATGGGCCACGACCTCAGCGGTCTCGACGACTATCACCAGGCCACCACCATGGCCGATTACGAGGAGGGCGTGTACCTGCTCGGCGACCGGCGGCCCTCCGAGCGCGACCTCGGCGGAGCGCTGTGA
- a CDS encoding riboflavin synthase, producing the protein MFTGIVEEVGEVVGMEDLGDSARLAIRGPVVTSDAGHGDSIAVNGVCLTVVEVRSDGAFTADVMGETLNRSSLRGVGVGSRVNLERAAAVNSRLGGHIVQGHVDGAGHVIARTPEERWEVLRIALPTTLSRYVVEKGSITVDGVSLTVSAVGHDWFEVSLIPTTLELTTLGRAEVGTPVNLEVDIIAKYVERLLDSRSQSSGD; encoded by the coding sequence GTGTTCACCGGAATCGTCGAAGAAGTGGGCGAAGTCGTCGGCATGGAGGACCTGGGTGACTCCGCCCGGCTCGCCATCCGCGGACCGGTGGTGACGTCCGACGCGGGCCACGGCGACTCGATCGCGGTGAACGGGGTGTGTCTGACCGTCGTGGAGGTGCGCAGCGACGGCGCGTTCACCGCCGACGTCATGGGGGAGACCCTGAACCGGTCGAGCCTGCGCGGCGTCGGGGTGGGCAGCCGGGTGAACCTGGAGCGGGCGGCGGCGGTCAACAGCAGGCTTGGCGGGCACATCGTGCAGGGCCACGTCGACGGCGCCGGCCATGTGATCGCCCGCACACCGGAGGAGCGTTGGGAGGTGTTGCGCATCGCACTTCCCACCACGCTGTCGCGGTATGTGGTGGAGAAGGGCTCGATCACCGTGGACGGGGTGTCGCTGACGGTGTCGGCGGTCGGGCACGACTGGTTCGAGGTCTCGCTGATCCCGACGACGCTCGAACTCACCACGCTGGGCCGCGCCGAGGTGGGCACGCCCGTCAACCTTGAGGTCGACATCATCGCCAAATACGTTGAGCGGCTGCTTGATTCGCGAAGTCAGTCAAGTGGCGACTGA
- a CDS encoding GNAT family N-acetyltransferase — protein MAPELDFRRVPADRGDSAALVAAMVEEMRELYDGLDLNSPDMPAAGAAELGPPGGAFLVGYRDGAAVCAGGIKRLPDGACEIKRMYVVPGARGHGVGRALLRALEEAARELGYDTVRLDTGPRQPHAEGLYLAEGYAAVPNFNGNPVATFFGEKRLSG, from the coding sequence GTGGCTCCTGAACTGGACTTTCGCCGGGTCCCGGCCGATCGCGGAGACAGCGCTGCGCTGGTTGCGGCGATGGTCGAGGAGATGCGAGAGCTCTACGACGGGCTCGACCTCAACAGCCCCGACATGCCTGCGGCTGGGGCGGCGGAACTGGGCCCGCCCGGCGGGGCCTTTCTGGTGGGTTACCGCGACGGCGCCGCGGTCTGCGCGGGTGGCATCAAGCGCCTGCCCGACGGTGCCTGTGAGATCAAACGCATGTACGTCGTTCCGGGCGCCCGCGGTCACGGGGTGGGGCGCGCGCTGTTGCGTGCTCTGGAGGAAGCGGCACGCGAACTCGGGTACGACACCGTGCGGTTGGACACCGGCCCTCGGCAACCGCACGCGGAGGGGCTCTATCTCGCGGAGGGTTACGCGGCGGTGCCGAATTTCAACGGCAACCCGGTGGCGACCTTCTTCGGCGAGAAGCGGCTGTCTGGATAG
- a CDS encoding LppX_LprAFG lipoprotein: protein MLTRLLATLATLVTATALLGACSGSSQDSRNLPDAATLLQQSAQTTKGQTSVHLRLTVQGEIKELPIESLEGDLTATPAVAAQGSADLIFLGQKLENVGFVVSDGNLFATLSAGGAYQDFGPAADIYDVSAILSPTAGLANVLANFSDPKADGRETINGVETVRITGTVSADAVNKIAPQIGATGPVPGTAWVAEEGDHELMQAKLEPSPGNSVTMTTSDWGKPVTVAKPAV, encoded by the coding sequence ATGCTGACGCGCCTCCTGGCCACCCTCGCCACCCTCGTCACCGCCACCGCTCTTCTCGGGGCGTGTTCCGGTTCGTCGCAGGACTCCCGAAACCTCCCGGATGCCGCCACGCTGCTGCAGCAGTCCGCACAGACCACCAAGGGTCAGACGAGCGTCCACCTGAGACTGACAGTTCAGGGCGAGATCAAAGAACTGCCGATCGAGTCGCTCGAAGGAGACCTCACCGCCACACCCGCAGTGGCCGCGCAGGGCAGCGCAGACCTCATCTTTCTCGGACAGAAGCTGGAGAACGTGGGCTTTGTGGTGTCCGACGGCAACCTGTTCGCAACACTGAGCGCCGGCGGGGCGTACCAGGATTTCGGCCCCGCCGCCGACATCTATGACGTTTCGGCGATCCTGAGCCCGACGGCAGGCCTGGCCAACGTGCTGGCCAACTTCTCCGACCCCAAGGCCGACGGACGCGAGACGATCAACGGGGTCGAGACCGTCCGGATCACCGGCACCGTCAGCGCCGACGCCGTCAACAAGATCGCCCCGCAGATCGGTGCCACCGGTCCCGTTCCGGGCACCGCCTGGGTCGCCGAAGAAGGCGATCACGAGTTGATGCAGGCAAAGCTCGAACCCTCCCCCGGCAACAGCGTGACGATGACGACGTCGGACTGGGGCAAGCCGGTGACGGTCGCCAAGCCCGCCGTCTGA
- a CDS encoding MFS transporter, with amino-acid sequence MANLGGPTDPGAAPAATSDPGAAPAATSDPGAAPAATSRRRIAISAGSLAVLLGALDTYVVVAIIRDIILDIGIAINQLQRVTPIITWYLLGYIAAMPLLGRASDRFGRKFILQVSLAGFAAGSVITALSNDLIPMVVGRTIQGVASGALLPVTLALAADLWANRNRASVLGGIGAAQELGSVLGPLYGIAVVAALNTWRDVFWINVPLAAVAMVLIHFSLPPRLKPDQPEKVDVVGGVLLAIALGLAVIGLYNPAPDGKKILPSYGLPMLIGAAVALVAFFVWERFARTRLIEPAGVRFRPFLAALGASLCAGAALMVTLVNVELFGQGVLGKDQTEAVLLLLRFLIALPIGAVIGGWLASRIGDRIVAFLGLMIAAGGYWLISKWPVDLLSASHDLGFVTLPVLDTDLAIAGFGLGLVIGPLTSATLRVVPAAQHGIASAAVVVARMVGMLIGLAALTAWGLYRLNQHLQTLPFPPGADTLAERLAAEADRYRAAYVLQYGDIFLVTVVVCVVGALLGLLISGRDEHADEHQAAARPDEGPATETHEKETPGLEQQPSGRHRR; translated from the coding sequence ATGGCGAATCTGGGCGGACCCACCGACCCCGGAGCCGCTCCGGCGGCGACATCGGACCCCGGAGCCGCTCCGGCGGCGACATCGGACCCCGGAGCCGCTCCGGCGGCGACATCCCGACGGAGGATCGCGATCAGCGCAGGCAGCCTCGCGGTGCTGCTCGGCGCGCTCGACACGTATGTCGTCGTAGCGATCATCCGCGACATCATCCTCGACATCGGCATCGCGATTAACCAGCTCCAACGGGTCACGCCGATCATCACCTGGTACCTGCTGGGCTACATCGCCGCCATGCCGCTGCTGGGGCGCGCCTCCGACCGATTCGGCCGCAAGTTCATCCTGCAGGTCAGCCTGGCCGGATTCGCCGCGGGCTCGGTCATCACCGCGTTGTCCAACGACCTGATCCCCATGGTTGTGGGCCGTACCATCCAGGGCGTCGCCAGTGGCGCCCTGCTGCCCGTCACGCTGGCGCTGGCCGCCGATCTGTGGGCCAACCGCAACCGGGCCTCAGTGCTCGGCGGCATCGGCGCGGCACAGGAACTCGGCAGCGTGCTCGGACCGCTCTACGGCATCGCCGTCGTCGCGGCATTGAACACCTGGCGCGACGTGTTCTGGATCAACGTGCCGCTTGCGGCCGTCGCCATGGTGCTGATCCACTTCAGCCTGCCACCGCGGCTCAAACCCGACCAGCCGGAGAAGGTCGACGTGGTGGGCGGAGTGCTGCTGGCCATCGCCCTGGGCCTGGCGGTGATCGGGCTGTACAACCCCGCCCCCGACGGCAAGAAGATCCTGCCGAGCTACGGGCTGCCGATGCTCATCGGCGCGGCGGTCGCCCTGGTGGCGTTCTTCGTCTGGGAACGCTTTGCGCGCACCCGGCTCATCGAACCGGCCGGGGTGCGTTTCCGTCCGTTCCTGGCGGCACTCGGCGCGTCGCTGTGCGCGGGCGCTGCACTGATGGTGACGCTCGTCAACGTCGAACTGTTCGGCCAGGGCGTGCTGGGCAAGGACCAGACCGAAGCGGTGCTGTTACTGCTGCGTTTTCTGATCGCGCTGCCGATCGGCGCCGTGATCGGCGGCTGGCTCGCCAGCAGGATCGGCGACCGCATCGTGGCCTTCCTGGGTCTGATGATCGCCGCGGGCGGATACTGGCTGATTTCGAAGTGGCCGGTCGACCTGCTCTCGGCGAGTCACGACCTCGGCTTCGTCACCCTGCCCGTGCTCGACACCGACCTGGCGATCGCCGGCTTCGGCCTGGGCCTGGTGATCGGACCGCTGACATCGGCGACACTGCGGGTCGTGCCCGCCGCTCAGCACGGCATCGCATCGGCAGCCGTTGTGGTGGCCCGCATGGTCGGCATGTTGATCGGCCTGGCCGCCCTCACGGCGTGGGGGCTGTACCGGCTCAACCAGCATCTGCAGACCCTGCCCTTCCCGCCGGGCGCCGACACGCTGGCCGAGCGGTTGGCCGCCGAGGCCGACCGGTACCGCGCGGCATATGTCCTGCAGTACGGCGACATCTTCCTGGTCACCGTCGTGGTCTGCGTCGTCGGCGCGCTACTGGGCCTGCTCATCAGCGGGCGCGATGAGCACGCGGACGAACACCAGGCCGCCGCACGGCCTGACGAGGGGCCCGCAACCGAGACCCACGAGAAGGAGACCCCCGGTCTCGAGCAGCAGCCCTCCGGGCGCCACCGCCGCTAG